A section of the bacterium genome encodes:
- a CDS encoding amidohydrolase family protein — MRTIAIEEHFRTPGIKAATSSGEWSNTLRRLGPQALRHGSEVLRKLDDLGAERLADMDAAGIDMQILSHTYPSVETLDAAAAIPLARDANDALAEVVARHPDRFCGFATLPTPDPNAAAAELERTVATLGFKGALINGRTHNRFMDDQFFWPIFERAEDLDVPIYLHPGLPPAAVREEYYENLSPAISRWLSTAAWGWHIETGLHALRLIVAGVFDRFLRLRCIIGHMGEAVPFMLGRIDMCLTQEVTKLEHAVKDYFVENFYITTSGFFAHPPLVCALQVVGADRVMFSVDYPYSTNEEGQTFINAAPVTPLDRDKIAHGNAERLLRL; from the coding sequence GTGAGAACAATCGCTATCGAAGAGCACTTCAGGACCCCGGGGATCAAGGCTGCGACGAGCTCAGGCGAGTGGTCCAACACCCTTCGTAGGCTGGGCCCGCAAGCACTCCGGCACGGGTCGGAGGTCTTAAGGAAGCTCGACGACCTGGGAGCCGAGAGGCTTGCCGATATGGACGCCGCCGGAATCGATATGCAAATCCTCTCCCATACATATCCGAGCGTGGAGACACTTGATGCTGCCGCCGCGATTCCCCTGGCCCGGGATGCCAACGATGCGCTGGCCGAGGTCGTCGCCCGCCACCCAGACCGCTTCTGCGGTTTCGCCACGCTACCGACCCCCGACCCCAACGCGGCCGCAGCTGAGCTCGAACGAACCGTTGCCACGCTCGGCTTCAAGGGCGCACTGATCAACGGTCGCACCCACAACCGCTTCATGGACGACCAGTTCTTCTGGCCGATCTTCGAGCGCGCCGAGGACCTCGACGTCCCGATCTATCTCCACCCCGGCCTCCCGCCTGCCGCGGTGAGGGAGGAGTACTACGAAAACTTGTCACCGGCGATTAGCCGCTGGCTTTCGACCGCCGCCTGGGGCTGGCACATCGAGACCGGCTTGCATGCGCTTCGCCTCATTGTCGCCGGCGTCTTCGACCGTTTCCTGCGTTTGCGGTGCATCATCGGCCACATGGGAGAAGCCGTTCCCTTCATGCTCGGCCGGATCGACATGTGCCTCACTCAGGAGGTCACCAAGCTGGAGCACGCCGTCAAGGACTATTTCGTCGAGAACTTCTACATCACCACCAGCGGGTTCTTCGCCCACCCGCCCCTCGTGTGCGCGCTGCAGGTCGTTGGAGCCGACCGGGTCATGTTCTCAGTCGACTACCCGTACAGCACAAACGAGGAGGGCCAAACTTTCATCAACGCCGCACCAGTCACTCC
- a CDS encoding peroxiredoxin, whose translation MALQIGDIAPDFEAETTEGRVRFHDWIGGSWAVLFSHPKDFTPVCTTELGYMAKLKPEFDRRNTKIIGLSVDPVDNHAKWANDIKETQGFAPNYPMIGDTDLSISKLYGMLPASASGDASKRTPADNQTVRNVFVVGPDKKIKLIIVYPMTTGRNFDEVIRVIDSLQLTAKHKVATPVNWKQGEDVIIAGSVSEDEAKKTYPQGWKSPRPYIRIVAQPKG comes from the coding sequence ATGGCTCTTCAGATTGGTGATATTGCTCCGGATTTCGAGGCGGAGACGACCGAAGGCCGCGTCCGGTTCCACGACTGGATCGGTGGCTCCTGGGCCGTGCTGTTTTCGCATCCGAAGGACTTCACGCCTGTCTGCACCACCGAGCTCGGGTACATGGCCAAGCTCAAGCCCGAGTTCGATCGGCGGAACACCAAGATCATCGGGCTCAGCGTCGACCCGGTCGACAACCATGCGAAGTGGGCGAACGACATCAAAGAGACCCAGGGCTTCGCGCCCAACTACCCGATGATCGGCGATACGGATCTGAGCATCTCCAAACTCTACGGCATGCTGCCCGCCAGCGCTTCAGGTGACGCGTCCAAGCGTACACCGGCCGACAATCAGACGGTGCGCAACGTCTTCGTCGTCGGGCCGGACAAAAAGATCAAGCTGATCATCGTCTACCCGATGACCACCGGCCGCAACTTCGACGAGGTCATCCGCGTGATCGATTCACTGCAATTGACCGCGAAACACAAGGTGGCGACGCCCGTTAACTGGAAGCAGGGCGAGGACGTGATCATCGCGGGTTCCGTGAGCGAGGACGAAGCCAAGAAGACGTATCCGCAGGGCTGGAAGTCCCCGAGGCCCTACATCCGCATCGTGGCGCAGCCGAAAGGGTGA
- a CDS encoding HD domain-containing phosphohydrolase: protein MGKPKAGNVPSLRSRRSVAEAGIAGPPTTARHTGGIEDPSRDSPYRSLFERVPIGLYRSTPSGKILDANPAFLRILGYPDRETLMAVNAASLYVDPEARQRWTTLLEREGVVADFESKLWRHDGTAMWIRASAHAVRAVNGRTRYLEGAIVDITERKTAEAEIRRRAAELETFFDLSAQLRKACAPEEMYPVLLGHGMRLLCADHGSLALLSPDRPAFMRVYTVGTPTEERGTTFPLAGTPSGRVVETGAPFVTDDFVTALSAGPDVARYQQLGPVVIVPVRSEQEFIGTIALGRIKRAGSHPFVDAEVRLLEGIAEIGGTAIHRARLHHKLQQAYVQMVIALAQAIESRDSYTAEHGDRMVDLAERTARELGCPEGEVQDIRWGARLHDIGKIGVPDAILSKPGGLTEQEWATMRRHPILGEEILSSLDRMRGVAKLVRHHQEKWDGTGYPDGLTGDAIPLGSRILAVVDAYGAITEARPYKPARTVAEAVAEIKRCAGNQFDPRVTEVFCKVVEEFI, encoded by the coding sequence GTGGGGAAACCGAAGGCCGGCAACGTGCCATCGCTGCGCTCACGACGGTCCGTAGCGGAGGCCGGCATTGCGGGGCCTCCCACAACCGCGCGCCATACGGGAGGCATCGAGGATCCATCGCGCGACTCGCCCTACCGGAGCCTGTTCGAACGCGTTCCCATAGGCCTCTACCGGTCCACGCCGAGCGGGAAAATATTGGATGCCAACCCCGCCTTTCTGCGCATCTTGGGCTATCCAGATCGCGAAACACTGATGGCGGTAAACGCGGCCTCTCTCTATGTCGATCCCGAGGCGCGGCAGCGGTGGACGACGCTGCTCGAGCGGGAGGGGGTGGTCGCAGATTTCGAAAGTAAGCTGTGGCGGCACGATGGCACGGCGATGTGGATCCGCGCGAGCGCTCACGCCGTCCGCGCCGTCAATGGTCGGACCCGATATCTCGAAGGCGCCATAGTGGACATCACCGAGCGCAAGACGGCGGAAGCGGAAATCCGCCGGCGCGCGGCCGAACTGGAAACCTTCTTCGATCTCAGTGCGCAGCTGCGAAAGGCCTGTGCCCCGGAGGAGATGTACCCCGTCCTTCTTGGACACGGCATGCGGTTACTGTGCGCCGATCATGGTTCGCTCGCCTTGTTGAGTCCAGACCGGCCGGCCTTCATGCGCGTGTACACGGTGGGAACGCCGACCGAGGAACGTGGCACGACCTTCCCCCTTGCGGGCACCCCCTCGGGGCGTGTCGTAGAGACGGGCGCCCCGTTCGTCACGGACGATTTCGTGACCGCCCTTTCTGCCGGACCGGATGTGGCGCGCTATCAACAGCTCGGCCCCGTCGTCATTGTTCCTGTCCGGTCCGAACAAGAGTTTATCGGGACGATCGCCCTCGGGCGCATCAAGAGGGCTGGATCGCATCCGTTCGTGGATGCCGAAGTCCGGTTATTGGAAGGTATCGCCGAAATCGGGGGGACGGCGATCCACAGAGCCCGCCTGCATCACAAACTCCAGCAGGCGTACGTGCAGATGGTGATCGCGCTGGCACAAGCCATCGAATCTCGGGACTCATACACCGCCGAACACGGTGACCGCATGGTGGACCTGGCCGAGCGCACCGCGCGCGAGCTCGGCTGTCCGGAGGGAGAGGTACAGGATATCCGCTGGGGAGCCCGGCTGCACGATATCGGGAAGATCGGCGTACCGGACGCCATTCTGAGTAAACCGGGCGGCCTCACGGAACAAGAGTGGGCGACCATGCGGCGGCATCCGATCCTCGGGGAGGAGATCCTCAGCTCGTTGGACCGGATGCGCGGCGTGGCAAAGCTTGTGCGCCATCACCAAGAGAAGTGGGACGGCACAGGCTACCCCGACGGATTGACAGGCGACGCGATTCCTCTCGGCTCGCGCATCCTGGCCGTGGTGGATGCGTATGGGGCCATCACGGAAGCTCGCCCCTACAAACCGGCACGGACAGTCGCAGAGGCCGTGGCGGAGATCAAGCGTTGTGCGGGCAACCAGTTTGACCCGCGGGTGACTGAGGTGTTCTGCAAGGTGGTTGAGGAGTTCATCTGA
- a CDS encoding DUF2294 domain-containing protein, with protein sequence MNRDLDQLRRRVEETIGNALTRLMKQQVGRGPENMKVYLIDDMILLRLKNVLTPAETHVAATPEGRRLVEQFRTSLLDAWGAMLLTLVAQAVGARVVCIHSDLDTAADHLVIIIVLDRKIAMVADAPPDADRG encoded by the coding sequence ATGAATCGAGACTTGGACCAACTCAGACGTCGAGTGGAAGAGACGATCGGAAACGCCCTGACGAGGTTAATGAAGCAGCAGGTCGGCCGGGGACCGGAGAACATGAAGGTCTATCTGATCGACGATATGATCCTGCTGCGCCTCAAGAATGTGCTCACCCCCGCGGAGACGCATGTCGCCGCGACTCCTGAAGGTCGCCGCCTGGTCGAGCAATTTCGAACCAGCCTGCTCGACGCGTGGGGGGCAATGCTGTTGACTCTGGTCGCACAAGCGGTGGGCGCGCGGGTCGTCTGCATCCACAGCGATCTCGACACGGCCGCCGACCACCTCGTGATCATCATCGTGCTCGATCGAAAGATTGCGATGGTCGCAGATGCCCCCCCCGACGCCGATCGTGGTTGA
- a CDS encoding MEDS domain-containing protein, protein MARAFGQRWGELRPGDHIGFIYEDVGELTSFAVSFIKDGLARGERCVYLDDELGPAEVTEALVKGGVDANRALDRGTLVMSSPREYFALPPFEPSRVIELMRTRVTEAVSRGFSGLRIAGEMTWTLHEGIRDDALVEYESLLDKALGSGLLTMACMYRRDRFPAAVLQRLVRSHAKVVAGDHVYLSLSALFQTLARSDLQGLVQSAGERRVRQGDFYFLQGDRATEVYMLTSGEVKLVRADPNGRNVILRIIAPAEPFGERALFGGPTRLSSAQALVDSRALVWDAPTILHVMMNHPAVSLDAVRLMEDRLEQERIRFQDLATAPVERRLARLLLRLAQSMGRKTPQGMDIELSLSGQDLAELTSATPSTVSRILAEWRRSDIVDARRERISILNPERVGAIAGVSGDERPSA, encoded by the coding sequence ATGGCTCGCGCCTTTGGGCAACGGTGGGGTGAGCTTCGGCCCGGAGACCACATCGGGTTCATCTATGAAGATGTGGGCGAGCTCACGTCGTTTGCCGTGTCCTTCATCAAAGACGGTCTTGCCCGGGGCGAACGCTGCGTGTACCTTGACGACGAACTTGGGCCGGCTGAGGTGACCGAGGCGCTGGTCAAAGGCGGAGTGGACGCCAATCGCGCGCTCGACCGCGGCACGTTGGTGATGTCGAGTCCGCGGGAATACTTCGCGCTGCCGCCATTCGAGCCCTCGCGAGTCATAGAGCTCATGCGCACCCGAGTGACGGAGGCCGTCTCCCGTGGCTTTAGCGGCTTGCGAATCGCCGGGGAAATGACGTGGACGCTCCACGAGGGTATCCGCGACGATGCCCTCGTAGAGTATGAGTCGCTCCTCGACAAGGCTCTTGGTTCCGGCCTTCTCACCATGGCGTGTATGTATCGAAGAGATCGATTTCCCGCCGCAGTGCTCCAGCGATTGGTGCGCAGCCATGCGAAAGTTGTTGCCGGCGATCACGTGTACTTGAGCCTCAGCGCCTTGTTCCAGACCCTTGCCCGATCGGATTTGCAAGGACTCGTGCAGTCCGCGGGTGAACGCCGCGTACGCCAGGGAGACTTCTATTTTCTCCAGGGGGACCGGGCGACGGAAGTCTATATGCTGACAAGTGGGGAGGTAAAGCTGGTTCGAGCCGATCCCAACGGGCGAAACGTGATTCTCCGGATTATTGCGCCGGCGGAGCCGTTCGGAGAACGCGCTCTGTTCGGCGGGCCCACCCGGCTTTCCTCAGCACAAGCATTGGTGGACTCTCGGGCACTTGTCTGGGACGCCCCGACGATTCTTCACGTGATGATGAATCATCCCGCGGTCTCCTTAGATGCCGTTCGTCTGATGGAAGATAGGCTTGAGCAAGAGCGGATCCGCTTTCAGGATCTTGCCACAGCGCCTGTAGAACGCCGCCTGGCGCGTCTGTTGCTCCGCCTCGCCCAATCGATGGGGCGCAAGACGCCGCAGGGAATGGACATTGAGCTTTCGCTCTCGGGACAGGATTTGGCAGAACTGACGAGCGCCACGCCGTCCACGGTCAGCCGAATTCTTGCGGAGTGGAGGCGCTCGGACATTGTAGACGCGCGGCGCGAGCGGATCTCCATTCTGAACCCCGAGCGCGTCGGTGCTATCGCTGGGGTAAGCGGCGATGAACGACCTTCCGCGTGA
- a CDS encoding ATP-binding protein: MRHEDERVGAAVLVRALIDKLGFGLRTATQPKRRPTPSVLVDRLDLSVPADPHVLQHIRRALRALARDLELDREQSEGLLVAVGEAVSNAIEHAYLGSGGTIFLRARQEGPMLVIEVEDRGRWRRSGRRRGHGLELMRALTDSVHVNATAAGTTVRLTLGLPTVS; encoded by the coding sequence GTGCGCCACGAGGACGAACGAGTTGGTGCCGCGGTGTTGGTCCGCGCGTTGATCGATAAGCTTGGCTTCGGCCTCCGCACCGCGACGCAGCCCAAGCGCCGCCCAACCCCGAGCGTTCTTGTCGATCGGTTGGACTTGAGCGTTCCGGCAGACCCCCACGTCCTGCAGCACATCCGACGGGCGCTCAGGGCCCTCGCCCGTGATCTCGAACTCGATCGAGAACAGTCCGAAGGCCTGCTCGTGGCGGTCGGGGAGGCGGTCAGCAACGCGATCGAGCACGCCTACCTGGGCTCCGGGGGGACAATCTTCCTGAGGGCACGCCAGGAGGGCCCGATGCTGGTGATCGAGGTTGAGGACCGCGGCCGTTGGAGGCGGTCGGGGCGACGCCGCGGACACGGGCTCGAGTTGATGCGGGCGCTCACGGACAGCGTACACGTCAATGCCACCGCGGCCGGCACCACCGTCCGGCTCACGCTGGGGCTGCCCACCGTCTCGTGA
- a CDS encoding LOG family protein, translating into MAVARVTVFGSSRAAEGEHGYQEALRLGRLLAGAGYAVYSGGYGGAMEAVSRGAADAGGMVVGITVQPWAPRLQANSWVGEEVVTPHLFERLLRLTESDAFVALPGGPGTLGEMALVWNLFQTESAPIRPLILVGAQWRRLVRCFEAELRVEARDLELLQFAATVDEVLPLLLGHSTGAASTSE; encoded by the coding sequence ATGGCGGTGGCTCGCGTGACCGTGTTCGGGTCGTCCCGAGCGGCCGAGGGTGAGCATGGGTATCAGGAGGCGCTGCGCCTCGGCCGGTTGCTCGCGGGAGCAGGGTACGCGGTGTACTCGGGCGGATACGGCGGCGCGATGGAGGCCGTGAGCCGAGGGGCGGCGGATGCCGGCGGCATGGTGGTCGGGATCACGGTCCAACCGTGGGCGCCCCGCCTCCAGGCGAACTCCTGGGTGGGCGAGGAAGTCGTCACCCCGCACCTCTTCGAGCGGCTGCTGCGATTGACAGAGAGCGACGCATTCGTCGCCCTCCCCGGCGGGCCGGGCACCCTCGGCGAAATGGCGCTCGTGTGGAACCTCTTCCAAACGGAGTCCGCCCCAATCCGGCCCCTCATCCTGGTTGGTGCCCAATGGCGTCGGTTGGTCCGATGCTTCGAAGCGGAACTGCGTGTCGAGGCGAGGGATCTCGAGCTCCTGCAGTTTGCCGCGACGGTGGACGAGGTCCTCCCCCTCCTCCTCGGTCACTCGACCGGCGCGGCGAGCACCTCGGAGTAG
- a CDS encoding FAD-linked oxidase C-terminal domain-containing protein: MNLSEARVHLASRGALVRELRDVVGAGHVLSEPGDLLAYEYDASNFTAVPDLAVLPGSAEEVVQVLRIAARHQAPVVPRGAGTGVAGGALPIIGGVVVVMTRMNRILEIDLMNRIAVVEPGVTNIEISRAVGDAGYFYAPDPSSQYASSIGGNVAHNSGGPHTIAYGVTTNHILGLEIALPSGALVRVGATGPDPPGLDLTGLVVGSEGTFGIVTRVWVQLLRRREAVTTLLAVFEDLDWASEAVTEVIGRGVGPVALEMLDRNAIRVVEPFVHAGYPLDAEAVLLIEVEGIREVLPRLRNLVEEICRRHGAQDVRIAHTEEERQALWLGRKAAFGTLGRIAINYYLHDATVPRSRLPAVLRRVQEIARRDALTLVNVFHAGDGNLHPIIIFDARIPGETERVIRAGEEMLRLCVASGGTISGEHGIGFEKNNYMSWIFSEADLDAMRRLKAVFDPIGIMNPWKMFPTPVSYSEVLAAPVE, translated from the coding sequence ATGAACCTCTCCGAGGCTCGGGTACACTTGGCCTCCCGCGGCGCGCTCGTTCGGGAGTTGCGCGACGTCGTGGGTGCCGGACACGTGCTCTCGGAGCCGGGCGACCTGCTGGCCTACGAGTACGACGCGTCCAACTTTACGGCGGTGCCAGACCTGGCCGTGTTGCCGGGCTCGGCGGAGGAGGTCGTCCAGGTGCTCCGGATCGCGGCGCGGCACCAGGCGCCCGTGGTCCCCCGCGGGGCCGGGACCGGAGTCGCAGGCGGCGCCCTGCCGATCATTGGCGGGGTCGTCGTGGTCATGACGCGCATGAACCGCATCCTGGAAATCGACCTTATGAACCGCATCGCCGTGGTCGAGCCGGGCGTCACCAACATCGAGATCTCTCGGGCCGTGGGTGACGCCGGCTACTTCTACGCACCGGATCCCTCCAGCCAGTATGCGAGCAGCATCGGCGGGAACGTCGCCCACAACTCCGGCGGTCCCCACACGATCGCGTACGGGGTCACGACCAACCACATCCTCGGCCTGGAGATCGCGTTGCCGAGCGGAGCGCTGGTCCGCGTCGGTGCCACCGGTCCCGATCCCCCGGGGCTCGATCTGACCGGGCTGGTCGTAGGATCGGAAGGGACCTTTGGCATCGTCACGCGCGTGTGGGTGCAGCTGCTCCGGCGGCGCGAGGCCGTCACCACGTTGCTCGCGGTGTTCGAGGACCTCGACTGGGCCAGCGAGGCCGTCACCGAGGTGATCGGGCGAGGTGTGGGCCCCGTCGCGCTTGAGATGCTGGACCGCAACGCGATCCGGGTCGTCGAGCCGTTTGTCCATGCCGGATACCCGCTGGACGCGGAAGCCGTGCTGCTCATCGAGGTGGAGGGGATCCGCGAGGTCCTCCCGCGGCTGCGCAATCTGGTGGAGGAGATCTGCCGCCGCCACGGCGCGCAGGACGTCCGGATCGCGCATACCGAGGAGGAGCGGCAGGCCCTGTGGTTGGGGCGCAAGGCCGCCTTTGGCACGCTCGGTCGCATCGCGATCAACTACTACCTCCACGATGCCACCGTGCCCCGGTCTAGGCTTCCCGCCGTTCTGCGCCGCGTGCAGGAGATCGCTCGTCGCGATGCACTGACCTTGGTCAACGTCTTTCACGCAGGAGACGGCAACCTGCACCCCATCATTATCTTCGATGCGCGCATCCCGGGAGAGACCGAACGGGTCATCCGTGCCGGGGAAGAGATGCTGCGCCTGTGTGTCGCATCCGGCGGCACGATCTCCGGGGAGCACGGGATCGGGTTTGAGAAGAACAACTACATGTCGTGGATCTTCAGCGAGGCGGATCTCGACGCGATGCGCCGGCTCAAAGCCGTGTTCGACCCCATCGGCATCATGAACCCGTGGAAGATGTTTCCGACGCCGGTGTCCTACTCCGAGGTGCTCGCCGCGCCGGTCGAGTGA
- a CDS encoding MBL fold metallo-hydrolase codes for MILTQYYLGCLAHASYLVADEESRTAAVIDPQRDVDQYLADAERLGVEIRHVFLTHFHADFVAGHLELRDRTGAKIYLGRAARAEYAFVPLGDGEAVSFGSVRLTALETPGHSPESICVLVHDLGKDGARPSAVLTGDTLFIGEVGRPDLRASLGWSADQLAGMLYDSLHDKLLTLPDDTLVYPTHGAGSLCGRNISKETVSTIGVQRRYNYALQPMSRDTFMKIVTADQPDAPAYFTFDAILNAKERPTLERALARGLRALTIEEVVRLRGDQAQLLDARDPADFAAAHLLGSVNIGLGGQYASWAGTLLDRERPIVIIAGLGRESEAAMRLGRIGFDHVAGYLEGGIEAVGMRRDLLRRTPRVTAHALAELLASPEPPVVLDVRGEAERTGASIAGSMHIPLQHLLERLAEVPCGPRTVVVHCASGYRSSMAASVLERHGVPEVADLVGGITAWNASNLPTV; via the coding sequence ATGATCCTGACACAGTATTACCTCGGATGCCTCGCCCACGCGTCCTACCTCGTGGCCGACGAGGAGAGCCGCACCGCGGCGGTGATCGATCCGCAGCGCGACGTCGACCAGTACTTGGCGGATGCGGAGCGCCTCGGGGTCGAGATCCGGCACGTCTTTTTGACGCACTTCCACGCTGACTTCGTGGCGGGACACCTGGAGTTGCGGGACCGCACGGGCGCGAAAATCTACCTCGGCCGAGCAGCACGGGCCGAGTACGCGTTTGTCCCGCTGGGCGATGGGGAGGCGGTCTCGTTTGGCTCCGTGCGCCTAACGGCCCTCGAGACCCCCGGCCACTCACCCGAATCGATCTGCGTCCTCGTGCATGACCTCGGCAAGGACGGCGCGCGTCCGTCCGCCGTGCTGACCGGAGATACCCTGTTCATCGGGGAGGTCGGGCGGCCGGATCTGCGTGCCTCCCTCGGCTGGTCGGCCGACCAACTCGCCGGCATGCTCTACGACTCCCTCCACGACAAGCTGCTCACCCTCCCCGACGACACGCTGGTCTACCCCACCCATGGAGCCGGGTCGCTCTGCGGCAGGAACATCAGCAAGGAGACCGTCTCGACGATCGGCGTCCAGCGGCGGTACAACTACGCGCTGCAGCCGATGAGCAGGGACACGTTCATGAAGATCGTGACTGCGGACCAGCCGGACGCGCCTGCGTACTTCACCTTCGACGCGATCCTCAACGCCAAAGAGCGTCCCACGCTCGAGCGCGCGCTCGCGAGGGGGTTGCGGGCGCTCACCATCGAGGAGGTCGTCCGGCTTCGAGGCGACCAGGCGCAGCTGCTCGACGCGCGGGATCCCGCGGACTTTGCGGCGGCGCATCTGCTGGGCAGCGTGAACATCGGGCTGGGGGGCCAGTATGCGAGCTGGGCGGGGACGCTCCTGGACCGCGAGCGACCGATCGTGATCATCGCGGGCTTGGGCCGGGAGTCGGAGGCGGCCATGCGCTTGGGCCGCATCGGCTTCGATCATGTCGCCGGGTATCTCGAGGGGGGGATCGAGGCGGTTGGGATGCGCCGCGACCTTCTCCGGCGGACCCCTCGTGTCACGGCGCACGCGCTCGCGGAGTTACTGGCGTCTCCCGAGCCGCCGGTCGTGCTCGACGTCCGTGGAGAGGCCGAGCGGACGGGCGCCAGCATCGCGGGAAGCATGCACATCCCCCTGCAGCATCTCCTGGAGCGCCTCGCCGAAGTTCCGTGTGGCCCGCGGACGGTCGTGGTCCATTGCGCCAGCGGATACCGCTCGTCGATGGCAGCGAGCGTCCTGGAGCGGCACGGGGTGCCGGAGGTCGCCGATCTCGTAGGGGGCATCACCGCCTGGAACGCCTCGAACCTGCCCACGGTCTAG
- a CDS encoding acetyl-CoA C-acyltransferase gives MSDVVILEGARTAFGRFGGGLRSVTATQLGVAAANGALARSNVSSEAIDHVIFGNVIQSSSDAVYLARHVGLGVGVRVECPALTVNRLCGSGLEAVVSGARLIQGGEAEVVLAGGTENMSQAPFVVRGAREGLPLGPGVLEDRLWAALTDAGCGLGMAETAENLAEEYRITRDAQDEFAARSHVLAARARATGRFAEEIVPVQAPDGRRGSAAVAEDEHIRPETTVERLRQLPARFREPGTVTAGNSSGINDGAAAVVLATDRFAVRSGMKPLGRLLAWATVGVPPEIMGIGPAPASRDALARAELRLDAIDVVEVNEAFAAQYLAVEKELGLDRERVNPNGGAIALGHPIGASGARLLLTLLYELRRRRQRFGLATLCIGGGQGIAAIVEAT, from the coding sequence ATGAGTGACGTCGTGATCCTCGAGGGAGCCCGCACGGCATTCGGGCGCTTCGGGGGCGGGCTCCGCAGCGTCACGGCGACGCAGTTGGGCGTCGCGGCGGCGAACGGGGCGCTGGCCCGCTCGAACGTGTCTTCCGAGGCCATCGACCACGTCATCTTCGGCAACGTGATCCAATCGAGCTCCGACGCCGTCTATCTGGCGCGCCACGTGGGGCTCGGCGTCGGGGTTCGCGTCGAGTGTCCCGCGCTCACGGTCAACCGTTTATGTGGATCCGGGCTCGAGGCGGTCGTCTCGGGCGCGCGGCTGATCCAAGGCGGCGAGGCCGAAGTCGTCTTGGCCGGCGGGACCGAGAACATGAGTCAGGCGCCGTTCGTGGTGCGGGGTGCCCGCGAGGGCTTACCGCTCGGACCGGGGGTGCTCGAAGACAGGCTGTGGGCCGCGCTCACCGACGCCGGATGCGGCCTGGGGATGGCGGAGACCGCCGAGAACTTAGCGGAGGAATATCGCATCACCCGCGACGCCCAGGATGAGTTCGCGGCCCGAAGCCACGTGCTGGCAGCCCGCGCCCGCGCTACGGGACGGTTCGCCGAGGAGATTGTCCCGGTGCAGGCCCCGGACGGCCGCCGCGGTTCGGCCGCCGTCGCGGAGGACGAACACATCCGTCCTGAGACCACGGTCGAGCGACTTCGGCAGTTGCCTGCCCGGTTCCGGGAGCCCGGCACCGTCACCGCGGGGAACAGCAGCGGGATCAACGACGGCGCCGCTGCCGTCGTGCTCGCCACCGACCGGTTCGCGGTCCGTTCAGGGATGAAACCGCTGGGCCGCCTCCTCGCCTGGGCCACGGTGGGTGTGCCCCCGGAAATCATGGGCATCGGGCCGGCGCCGGCGAGCCGCGACGCGCTCGCCCGCGCTGAGCTGAGGCTGGATGCGATCGACGTGGTCGAGGTCAACGAAGCGTTTGCCGCCCAATATCTCGCCGTCGAGAAGGAATTGGGACTCGACCGGGAGCGCGTGAACCCAAACGGCGGAGCGATCGCGCTCGGCCATCCGATCGGCGCGAGCGGCGCCCGGTTGCTGCTGACCCTCCTCTATGAGCTGCGGCGCCGCCGCCAGCGGTTCGGGCTCGCGACGCTCTGCATCGGGGGAGGCCAGGGGATCGCGGCGATCGTCGAGGCAACATGA
- a CDS encoding VOC family protein: MITFDHVAIAVRRIAEAATFVEEMLGGVPGEGGEGGGFTFQQWTFPGGTVELLEPRGEGSFLRRFLDERGEGLHHITFKVQDLPQWASRLRAAGYRVVGENYDNPEWREIFVHPKSVHGVLIQLAETLSAHR; this comes from the coding sequence ATGATCACGTTCGACCACGTCGCCATCGCCGTCCGCCGGATCGCCGAGGCGGCGACGTTCGTTGAGGAGATGTTGGGCGGCGTCCCCGGCGAAGGCGGTGAGGGCGGTGGATTTACGTTCCAGCAGTGGACCTTTCCCGGCGGCACGGTCGAGCTGTTGGAACCCCGCGGGGAAGGCAGCTTCCTGCGCCGCTTCCTCGACGAACGCGGGGAAGGGTTGCACCACATCACCTTCAAGGTGCAGGATCTCCCCCAATGGGCCTCCCGGCTCCGCGCGGCCGGCTATAGGGTGGTCGGCGAGAACTACGACAACCCGGAGTGGCGGGAGATCTTCGTACACCCCAAAAGCGTGCACGGGGTGCTCATCCAACTCGCCGAGACGCTATCGGCACACAGGTAA